Proteins co-encoded in one Oncorhynchus keta strain PuntledgeMale-10-30-2019 chromosome 36, Oket_V2, whole genome shotgun sequence genomic window:
- the LOC118369537 gene encoding E3 ubiquitin-protein ligase MARCHF5-like isoform X3: protein MGGVGCYGLDCSFPGILVGGPVVYVLDLADRLISKACPFTAAGIMVGSIYWTAVTYGAVTVMQVVGHKEGLDVMERADPLFLLIGLPTIPVMLILGKMIRWEDYVLRFWRKYSNKLQILNSIFPGQKGHIGIGCPVPRIPAEASPLADHVSATRILCGALVFPTIATIVGKLMFSSVNSNLQRTILGGIAFVAVKGAFKVYFKQQQYQRQAHRKILNFPDAEEAWTDRLTH from the exons GGCCGGTGGTGTATGTGCTAGACCTGGCGGACCGGCTAATCTCCAAGGCCTGTCCCTTCACCGCCGCTGGCATCATGGTGGGCTCCATTTACTGGACCGCCGTCACCTACGGGGCCGTCACTGTCATGCAG GTGGTGGGCCATAAGGAGGGCCTGGACGTGATGGAGCGGGCAGACCCCCTGTTCCTGCTCATCGGCCTGCCCACCATCCCCGTCATGCTGATCCTGGGGAAGATGATCCGCTGGGAGGACTACGTGCTGCGCTTCTGGAGGAAGTACTCCAACAAGCTGCAGATCCTCAACAGCATCTTCCCAGGTCAGAAAGGACACATTG gGATTGGGTGTCCAGTGCCTCGTATCCCGGCAGAGGCCAGCCCCCTGGCAGACCACGTGTCAGCCACTAGAATCCTATGTGGCGCTCTGGTCTTTCCCACCATCGCCACCATCGTAGGCAAACTCATGTTCAGCAGCGTCAACTCCAACCTGCAGAGGACCATCCTG GGTGGCATTGCGTTTGTGGCCGTCAAGGGAGCGTTTAAGGTGTACTTCAAACAGCAGCAGTACCAGAGGCAAGCCCACCGCAAGATCCTCAACTTCCCCGATGCAGAGGAagcctggacagacagactgacacactga